A single window of Paenibacillus sp. FSL H8-0537 DNA harbors:
- a CDS encoding DinB family protein: protein MSNANHLFGQALVKSLVGERGHIRIARALPDINAELAGRVHQNMPYSIYQLLKHMHYWQHFMLEHLEGRKPQLPANVMESWPEETAPQDEVSWQADIQAFLAGVDQAVAMAETAQLDEPLLYFPGETKAGLLRNIASHNSYHLGEIVLLRRFYGAWPPPGGGFPA, encoded by the coding sequence ATGTCCAATGCAAATCATTTATTTGGCCAAGCCCTTGTCAAATCGCTGGTAGGGGAACGCGGTCATATCCGTATTGCCCGTGCTTTACCTGACATTAATGCTGAGTTAGCTGGGCGCGTACATCAAAATATGCCTTACAGCATCTACCAGCTGCTAAAACACATGCATTACTGGCAGCATTTCATGCTGGAGCATTTGGAAGGACGTAAGCCGCAGCTTCCCGCAAACGTCATGGAGAGCTGGCCTGAAGAGACCGCTCCGCAAGATGAGGTATCTTGGCAGGCGGATATTCAGGCCTTTCTGGCCGGGGTTGATCAAGCAGTAGCTATGGCCGAAACCGCACAGCTGGATGAGCCGCTTCTTTATTTTCCGGGTGAGACAAAGGCGGGTCTGCTGCGCAATATTGCATCCCACAATTCGTACCATCTGGGTGAAATTGTGCTGCTGCGCCGCTTTTATGGTGCATGGCCGCCACCAGGGGGCGGATTCCCGGCGTAA
- a CDS encoding immunoglobulin-like domain-containing protein, translating to MKQRKIVAVLMIAAMLLSTLTGLAPRVAWATEEEPANSNQGMSAAASVYEPGLILHYDMKTTATDAGQTIVKNVAGGTGAYDGIFRNPSNGQLVGDGSAGFAGFNGGAASANSGYIEIPKGAGGEDLLSGLTDVTISSLVNWENDGTNRWIFGLGATTNDAENGNKYLFATPRHGSSGNYVAAGISKSGWRNEAIWKGTTSLAAGVWKQVTVVFSGAADTITLYVDGAKVASGSAKGIKLADIIATGTNYSGYIGKSIFAGDDFYRGLVGDFRVYNYALNDQQASELYTQTTSTIADLKQLVLTAAADALAPAAMLASGDVSADAVTKNLTLPATGRNGVAIAWSSSDASVIAADGKVTRPAASGADKSVQLTASLTYQGLSVQRVLSFKVLKEYSESAIAQADADALNIPHLDQVKGNLTLPQLGVNGASIEWESSDPAIVKGSVQAASDVTQLGRVLRPADRDAAVTLKATVKKGSASVERLFQLTVKQAPPSLDYDAYFFAYFTGEYEGGEEISFATAEDPLKWRALNNGKSIIQSTLGEKGLRDPFIMRSHEGDKFYLLATDLHMGESTNFDQAQITGSHSIMIWESEDLVNWSEQRMVDIAPKNGGNTWAPEAIYDEKTGQYVVFWASSMKVADTYGKYTGGRPSGQYNVMYYATTRDFYTFSEPKVYMDEAFPTIDTTMVQEGNSLYRFTKSEIGYKVYYEKAANVFDDVDGIAANGYQFPAIAGTKNGNQGRIGHGGNNEGPTVFKGIRDNKWYMFLDSWPYHVRVSNNLEDGAQFRDNLLAEDQYALPPGPRHGTVIPVTRAEYDALQAKYGVSGPVEKEQPVVHYTFDSSSVTGTLVKDMSGQGHDAELVGGAAINETDKIGDSGSSVELNGTTGYVKLPDNLVRDLNLEKTTIATWVRADQNKLNQRIFDFASDTGRAANRNTMYLSTTGDNGGLEFAIVTPFTEKFANDSTLLGAGYKYALRSAKPAASAWHHVAVSIDGFEAVMYVDGKEVSRSSTFNVEPRMLLQTTMNYIGKSRNASHSLFDGKLDDFRIYNRALTKEQVAALAADMPETPGGGGQPEAPKAIVHYDMGQVDGTTVKDLAGSFNGTWVNSQKAEWIHAGQNGVISFAGGTANSYIELPKGATDGLTDTTVSMLMNWSGKAGAEWAFALGQNSTKYMYFTPRYNTSSANARAGIATNSWNNEVAAQHTVGLPSNQWKLVTAVLSEEEQTLTLYIDGVMVGATPTGGKTMAQIQNAGGISGYIGKSFYSLDPYFGGMIADFKLFNGALSGAQIGVLQQEATAKIAALDGLTLEYAANQLDYSAFLNGNTSKDSVRTNLKLPASAGHGTTITWASGTPSVISRTGIVTRPAYEAGNQSVTLTATITDGAKSVIRSFTVTVEKDASLMEKALLDAQTLVVHNLADVRGHLTLPVKGANGSTIAWVSEQPAVITATGEVTRPAHGAEAVTVKLTAIISNGTTSISKAFIATVKPLPAPVDYKGYAFTYFTGEGSASGEQIYFALSKGNDALHWQELNDGLPAITSNLGEKGLRDPFIIRSPEGDKFYLIATDLKIYGNGDWGASQTSGSRSIMVWESTDLVNWSNQRMVEVSPPEAGNTWAPEAFYDEKTGEYAVFWASKMYEDESHSVGTHQRMMVAKTRDFYTFSEPIEYMNDGYSIIDTTMIGHDGKVYRFTKDERSTSNATPNGKFIFQESGSSVFDSSFKLIKEGIGRGQIGQGEGPTIFKSNTEEKWYMFIDEFGGRGYVPFETTDLDSGEWKLSTNYDLPSRPRHGTVIPVTQAEYDRLLVSVPKAGQSDSGTKVTGVQLTPSALALKAGEGAQLTANVAPAAATNKSVVWSSSNSAVAVVDAAGRVQAIGEGTANISVATVDGGFIAVSAVTVTAGEDNGGGTPTPTPTPTPTPTPTPTPSPTPTPTTPSSGSTGTQPSSTPATPSPKPSVAPSTPPTSAFNDTANHWASASITKLTEKGLMKGYPGGSFKPNAAMSRSEFVTVAYRMLGLDSTAAAGSTASFSDVSADAWYSEAVHALREAGIVSGDASGMFRPGDAITREEAFVLVYRIMKEKLALSGDSNELTFTDDAAISEWAKEAIAALSTANVLNGYDDGTLKPQGSITRAEVATILAAFVE from the coding sequence ATGAAACAAAGAAAAATAGTAGCTGTGCTGATGATTGCGGCTATGCTGCTCAGCACGCTTACGGGGCTTGCGCCACGCGTGGCTTGGGCAACGGAGGAAGAACCTGCAAACTCGAATCAAGGCATGTCGGCAGCGGCGTCGGTGTACGAGCCCGGCCTGATTTTACACTATGATATGAAAACGACGGCGACCGACGCAGGGCAGACGATTGTGAAAAATGTAGCTGGCGGAACAGGCGCATATGACGGTATTTTCCGCAATCCGTCGAACGGCCAGCTTGTAGGGGATGGGTCTGCTGGTTTTGCTGGCTTTAACGGAGGTGCTGCTTCCGCGAACAGCGGCTATATTGAAATACCGAAAGGCGCTGGCGGAGAGGATCTGCTGAGCGGATTAACCGATGTCACGATTTCCTCGCTCGTTAATTGGGAGAACGATGGTACAAATCGTTGGATATTCGGATTGGGAGCAACGACGAACGATGCTGAGAACGGCAACAAATATTTGTTTGCTACGCCGCGTCATGGCAGCTCAGGCAATTACGTGGCCGCGGGCATATCGAAAAGCGGCTGGCGCAATGAAGCGATCTGGAAAGGCACTACCTCGCTTGCAGCTGGAGTCTGGAAGCAGGTTACGGTCGTATTCTCCGGTGCAGCAGATACGATAACGCTGTATGTGGACGGCGCGAAGGTCGCCTCCGGCTCGGCGAAGGGCATTAAGCTTGCCGATATTATAGCGACAGGGACGAATTATTCCGGTTATATTGGCAAGTCTATTTTCGCGGGTGATGATTTCTATCGCGGTTTGGTAGGCGACTTCCGCGTCTACAATTATGCGCTGAATGATCAGCAAGCGTCTGAGCTGTATACGCAGACTACCAGCACCATTGCGGATCTCAAGCAGCTTGTGCTGACAGCAGCAGCGGATGCACTAGCTCCAGCGGCGATGCTTGCCTCAGGCGATGTGAGCGCTGATGCGGTTACGAAAAATCTGACGCTGCCAGCAACTGGACGCAATGGCGTAGCGATTGCATGGAGCTCCAGCGATGCATCGGTCATCGCCGCAGATGGAAAGGTGACACGTCCAGCGGCATCAGGAGCGGATAAGTCGGTACAGTTAACGGCGAGCCTGACCTATCAGGGGCTTTCCGTGCAGCGAGTGCTGAGCTTTAAAGTACTGAAGGAATATTCTGAAAGCGCTATTGCTCAAGCAGATGCGGACGCTCTGAATATTCCTCATCTCGATCAGGTTAAGGGCAATTTGACGCTGCCGCAGCTTGGAGTCAATGGCGCAAGCATCGAGTGGGAATCAAGCGATCCGGCGATCGTAAAAGGCTCGGTACAGGCGGCGAGCGATGTGACGCAGCTCGGCAGAGTGCTGCGTCCTGCGGACAGGGATGCCGCTGTTACACTGAAGGCCACGGTGAAAAAAGGCAGTGCAAGCGTGGAGCGGCTGTTCCAACTGACCGTGAAGCAGGCTCCGCCGAGCCTTGATTATGACGCGTATTTCTTTGCTTATTTTACCGGGGAATATGAGGGCGGAGAGGAAATTTCCTTTGCGACAGCCGAGGACCCGCTCAAGTGGCGGGCGCTGAATAACGGCAAGTCGATTATTCAATCGACACTTGGCGAGAAGGGGCTGCGCGATCCATTCATTATGCGCTCCCATGAAGGCGATAAGTTTTATTTGCTGGCGACGGATTTGCACATGGGCGAAAGCACGAACTTTGACCAAGCGCAAATAACGGGCAGCCATTCCATTATGATTTGGGAATCTGAGGATCTCGTCAATTGGAGCGAGCAGCGCATGGTCGATATCGCGCCGAAAAACGGGGGCAACACTTGGGCGCCAGAGGCCATTTACGACGAGAAGACAGGTCAATACGTCGTATTCTGGGCTTCCTCGATGAAGGTTGCTGATACGTATGGTAAGTATACGGGCGGCCGCCCATCGGGGCAATACAATGTCATGTATTACGCGACAACGCGGGATTTCTATACCTTCTCCGAGCCAAAGGTGTATATGGATGAAGCGTTCCCGACGATTGATACGACGATGGTACAGGAGGGCAATAGCCTGTATCGTTTTACGAAATCGGAAATCGGCTACAAGGTGTATTACGAGAAGGCAGCAAACGTCTTTGACGATGTGGATGGCATTGCGGCCAATGGCTATCAGTTCCCGGCGATTGCCGGTACGAAAAATGGCAACCAGGGACGAATTGGTCATGGAGGCAATAACGAAGGGCCTACCGTATTCAAGGGTATTCGGGACAATAAATGGTATATGTTCCTCGATTCCTGGCCCTATCATGTGCGCGTCTCGAACAATCTGGAGGACGGAGCGCAGTTCAGGGATAATCTGCTCGCTGAGGATCAATATGCACTGCCGCCAGGGCCGCGCCACGGCACGGTCATTCCGGTGACGCGGGCGGAATATGATGCGCTGCAAGCGAAATACGGCGTATCTGGTCCAGTGGAAAAGGAGCAGCCTGTCGTGCATTACACGTTCGACAGCAGCAGCGTAACGGGCACGCTTGTGAAGGATATGTCCGGTCAAGGACATGATGCGGAGCTCGTTGGCGGAGCCGCCATAAACGAGACAGATAAAATCGGCGACTCCGGCAGCTCGGTGGAGCTGAACGGCACAACGGGCTATGTCAAGCTGCCAGACAATCTTGTTCGCGATTTGAATTTGGAGAAGACGACTATTGCGACTTGGGTGAGGGCGGATCAGAACAAGCTCAACCAGCGGATTTTTGACTTTGCCTCAGACACGGGCAGAGCCGCTAACCGCAATACGATGTATTTGAGCACGACAGGCGATAATGGAGGCCTTGAGTTTGCGATCGTGACACCATTCACAGAGAAGTTTGCCAATGACTCGACACTGCTTGGCGCAGGCTATAAATATGCGCTTCGCTCGGCGAAGCCAGCGGCAAGTGCTTGGCATCATGTGGCGGTATCCATTGATGGCTTCGAGGCGGTCATGTATGTGGACGGGAAAGAAGTATCGCGCAGCAGCACCTTCAACGTAGAGCCGCGCATGCTGTTGCAGACGACGATGAACTACATCGGAAAATCCCGTAATGCGAGTCACAGCTTGTTCGACGGCAAGCTCGATGATTTCCGTATTTACAATCGGGCGCTGACGAAGGAGCAGGTTGCTGCGCTTGCAGCAGACATGCCGGAAACACCGGGAGGCGGCGGGCAGCCGGAGGCGCCTAAGGCGATCGTCCATTATGATATGGGTCAAGTAGATGGCACGACGGTAAAGGATTTGGCTGGAAGCTTTAATGGCACTTGGGTCAACTCGCAAAAGGCAGAGTGGATTCATGCGGGGCAAAATGGTGTTATCAGCTTCGCAGGCGGCACGGCCAACTCCTATATTGAACTGCCAAAAGGAGCGACCGATGGCCTGACCGATACGACGGTATCCATGCTGATGAACTGGAGCGGCAAGGCTGGGGCGGAATGGGCCTTCGCATTGGGGCAGAACAGCACCAAATATATGTATTTTACACCGCGTTATAATACGTCATCCGCGAATGCGCGTGCGGGCATTGCGACAAATTCATGGAACAACGAGGTTGCGGCGCAGCATACCGTTGGACTGCCGAGTAATCAGTGGAAGCTGGTCACGGCGGTTTTATCTGAAGAGGAGCAGACGCTAACGCTCTATATTGATGGCGTTATGGTAGGAGCAACACCAACGGGCGGCAAGACTATGGCCCAAATTCAAAATGCAGGCGGCATCAGCGGTTATATCGGCAAATCCTTTTATTCATTGGATCCGTATTTCGGCGGCATGATTGCTGATTTCAAGCTGTTCAATGGCGCCTTGAGCGGAGCGCAAATCGGAGTGCTTCAGCAGGAGGCAACAGCGAAGATTGCCGCGCTAGATGGACTTACGCTGGAATATGCGGCGAACCAATTGGATTACAGCGCTTTCCTGAACGGCAATACGAGCAAGGATAGCGTTCGCACGAATTTGAAGCTTCCAGCAAGCGCTGGACATGGCACGACAATCACTTGGGCTTCGGGCACACCGAGCGTGATTTCAAGAACGGGCATCGTGACTCGTCCTGCCTATGAGGCGGGCAATCAGAGCGTGACGCTAACGGCGACAATAACAGATGGCGCCAAATCAGTGATTCGCAGCTTCACAGTTACCGTGGAGAAGGATGCGAGCCTCATGGAAAAAGCGCTGCTGGACGCGCAAACTCTAGTGGTCCATAACCTGGCTGATGTGCGCGGTCATTTGACGCTGCCTGTCAAGGGAGCGAACGGGTCTACCATTGCATGGGTCAGCGAGCAGCCTGCTGTTATCACGGCAACAGGCGAGGTTACACGTCCCGCGCATGGCGCAGAGGCTGTAACCGTTAAGCTGACCGCCATCATCTCGAATGGCACAACCTCTATTTCGAAGGCGTTTATAGCAACGGTGAAGCCGCTGCCTGCGCCAGTTGATTATAAAGGCTATGCATTCACTTATTTTACAGGTGAAGGCTCGGCAAGCGGTGAGCAAATTTATTTTGCACTAAGCAAAGGCAATGACGCGCTGCATTGGCAGGAGCTGAATGACGGACTTCCAGCAATCACTTCAAATTTGGGTGAAAAAGGATTACGTGATCCGTTTATTATTCGTTCCCCAGAGGGCGATAAGTTTTATCTGATTGCAACCGATTTGAAAATTTACGGCAATGGTGATTGGGGTGCCTCCCAAACGAGCGGAAGCCGTTCGATTATGGTTTGGGAATCGACGGATCTTGTGAATTGGTCGAACCAGCGAATGGTAGAGGTATCACCGCCAGAAGCCGGAAATACTTGGGCTCCTGAAGCATTTTACGACGAGAAGACAGGAGAATACGCCGTATTTTGGGCATCGAAAATGTATGAAGATGAAAGTCACAGCGTAGGTACGCATCAGCGCATGATGGTAGCTAAGACACGTGATTTCTATACGTTCTCGGAGCCGATCGAGTATATGAATGATGGTTATTCGATTATTGATACGACGATGATTGGGCATGATGGCAAAGTATATCGTTTTACCAAGGATGAGCGCAGCACTAGCAACGCAACGCCGAATGGGAAGTTTATTTTTCAGGAGTCAGGCAGCAGTGTCTTTGACAGCAGCTTTAAGCTGATCAAGGAGGGCATTGGGCGCGGACAAATTGGTCAAGGGGAAGGTCCAACTATATTCAAGTCCAATACCGAGGAAAAATGGTATATGTTCATTGATGAATTTGGCGGCCGCGGCTATGTGCCGTTTGAGACAACAGACCTCGATTCAGGGGAATGGAAGCTATCAACGAATTATGACCTGCCGTCAAGGCCGCGCCACGGTACCGTTATTCCTGTAACACAAGCGGAATATGATCGCCTGCTTGTAAGTGTACCGAAGGCCGGACAGTCCGATTCAGGAACAAAAGTAACAGGTGTACAGCTAACGCCTTCAGCGCTTGCACTGAAAGCAGGGGAAGGAGCGCAGCTTACAGCAAATGTTGCGCCTGCGGCTGCGACGAATAAATCTGTTGTTTGGTCGAGCAGTAATTCGGCGGTGGCAGTGGTGGATGCAGCAGGCCGTGTGCAGGCAATTGGAGAAGGTACAGCCAATATTAGCGTTGCCACGGTAGATGGTGGATTTATCGCCGTATCGGCAGTGACGGTAACCGCAGGGGAAGATAACGGTGGTGGAACACCGACACCAACACCGACACCAACACCGACACCGACACCGACACCGACACCTAGTCCAACACCAACACCGACGACACCAAGCTCGGGTTCAACGGGAACCCAGCCAAGTTCGACGCCAGCAACACCTAGTCCAAAACCGAGTGTGGCACCTAGCACACCGCCGACTAGCGCTTTTAACGATACAGCGAACCATTGGGCAAGCGCTTCGATTACAAAGCTGACGGAAAAAGGATTAATGAAGGGTTATCCAGGCGGCAGCTTCAAGCCAAATGCCGCGATGAGTCGTTCTGAATTTGTGACGGTCGCCTATCGCATGCTTGGTCTCGACTCTACTGCTGCTGCTGGATCAACGGCAAGCTTCAGCGATGTATCGGCAGATGCTTGGTACAGTGAGGCGGTTCATGCTTTGCGTGAAGCAGGAATTGTTAGCGGCGATGCCTCTGGCATGTTCAGGCCTGGCGATGCCATTACACGAGAGGAAGCTTTTGTGCTTGTATACCGCATTATGAAAGAAAAGCTTGCGCTCAGTGGGGATAGTAATGAGCTTACATTTACTGATGATGCAGCGATTTCAGAGTGGGCGAAGGAGGCGATAGCCGCCTTGTCCACAGCAAATGTACTGAATGGCTACGACGATGGTACGCTCAAACCACAGGGCAGCATTACCCGAGCTGAAGTCGCAACGATTTTGGCCGCATTCGTAGAATAA
- a CDS encoding transglutaminase domain-containing protein, producing MKKMLLSLLVMCLLLTGCMSDAANGFNFSIKLLKYAWQTPEKLSVQQLKQKYGETSKKTIMPLYNVAKDRKFEFNFQSDLSQLDILKWEETITVHTDRQALPSSQMASFNRVTPVEGNKSMITVEPLDSGVLPLPSASSYDQLGWGNAPIYYLRIDYDMASTTPQKLEKPLIIPFTVQSKLPVPNLSYEISEDGRLKLVWDKITGISEYKVYQTFPEARKTDGITSAPGKKSAFYLESPVLIERVKGTELDDFGDSTYDQIELDSGESFTLAQNTGVQGNFYVTAVANGKESNFSVPVVTADLSSQLPTEVVDEYEGELFGNTYEYVDDLPYSVEVKHTDGSISFKDIVYETDELVLEPSSPLSIPYSIKGTVLTGVVWVENVIEEDIDYIASWYEDEDGEAEGTANTGYVQPENTTYFIPDANVPTIITRFTKASSATDNLIDRQIENTRRVVAKGDKETVPTDKLLEKLHISADSALEEYLARNLMTGEEDISLMSFPEAQNTEVLIDVVEKVMYQNPYIIGLASYGYDYRTLTLYVSYENPVKEMRAKQREIMQEAERIIAATITPEMSDEEKRLALYDYLNDTTVYDDEALDNAYKYDFRKVDPEFYDAYSTYGIMINKLGVCMSYAYTYKLLNDLAGVETIVVTGYLDGVPHAWNKVNIDGEWLNVDPTNNATNSDVPYMLYNANDATAINEEYIEDVSYWLDDELDQYTGESNKYDYYVKNGLEVTSNKQFRIELKKLVQSGQEQIILRLSPEVDYSEMLDDTWDIVWEEVPDQYDDAEMYYMGSYVLLEL from the coding sequence ATGAAAAAAATGCTGCTCAGCCTGCTGGTCATGTGCCTGCTGCTGACGGGCTGTATGTCAGATGCCGCCAATGGCTTCAATTTCAGCATTAAGCTGCTTAAATATGCTTGGCAGACGCCGGAGAAGCTGTCCGTGCAGCAACTAAAGCAGAAATACGGCGAAACCAGCAAGAAAACGATCATGCCGCTCTACAATGTAGCAAAAGATAGGAAGTTCGAGTTTAATTTCCAATCCGATTTGTCGCAACTCGACATTTTAAAATGGGAGGAAACGATCACCGTTCATACCGATCGGCAGGCGCTGCCCTCCAGCCAAATGGCTTCATTCAACCGGGTCACCCCTGTAGAGGGCAACAAAAGCATGATTACGGTCGAGCCGCTGGATTCAGGTGTGCTGCCGCTTCCTTCCGCTTCCTCCTATGATCAATTGGGCTGGGGAAATGCGCCGATTTATTATCTCCGCATTGATTATGACATGGCTTCCACTACGCCCCAAAAGCTGGAGAAGCCGCTCATTATCCCATTCACGGTACAGTCCAAGCTGCCCGTTCCGAATCTCAGCTACGAAATTAGCGAGGATGGCAGGCTAAAGCTCGTCTGGGATAAAATAACAGGGATCAGCGAATACAAGGTGTATCAGACCTTCCCTGAAGCTCGGAAAACGGATGGCATAACAAGCGCTCCCGGCAAAAAATCCGCTTTTTATTTGGAATCCCCTGTCCTGATTGAGCGGGTCAAAGGAACGGAGCTAGACGATTTTGGCGATAGCACTTATGACCAAATAGAGCTCGATAGCGGCGAGAGCTTTACACTCGCGCAAAATACCGGTGTACAGGGCAACTTCTATGTTACCGCCGTTGCAAACGGCAAGGAATCCAACTTCAGCGTTCCCGTCGTGACGGCCGATCTGTCGAGCCAGCTTCCGACGGAGGTTGTGGACGAATATGAAGGAGAGCTGTTCGGCAACACCTACGAGTACGTGGATGATCTGCCCTACAGTGTCGAAGTAAAGCATACCGATGGCTCTATCAGCTTTAAGGACATCGTATATGAAACGGATGAGCTTGTCCTTGAGCCATCGAGCCCCCTGAGCATTCCGTATTCCATTAAAGGCACTGTGCTGACAGGCGTCGTCTGGGTTGAAAATGTCATAGAGGAGGATATCGATTATATCGCTTCTTGGTATGAAGACGAGGATGGGGAAGCCGAGGGTACAGCTAATACCGGCTATGTTCAGCCGGAAAATACGACCTATTTTATACCGGATGCCAATGTGCCGACGATTATTACCCGCTTCACCAAAGCGTCTTCAGCCACAGACAATCTGATTGATCGGCAAATCGAGAATACGCGCCGGGTCGTCGCCAAGGGCGATAAAGAAACCGTCCCAACCGACAAGCTGCTGGAGAAGCTCCATATTTCTGCTGACTCGGCACTGGAAGAATATTTGGCTCGCAACTTAATGACCGGAGAGGAAGACATTTCGCTCATGTCCTTTCCCGAAGCGCAAAATACCGAGGTTCTCATTGATGTCGTCGAGAAGGTCATGTACCAAAATCCTTATATTATCGGGCTGGCAAGCTACGGCTACGATTACCGCACACTTACGCTTTATGTGTCCTACGAGAATCCCGTCAAGGAGATGCGCGCCAAGCAGCGGGAAATTATGCAGGAGGCCGAGCGCATTATTGCAGCCACCATTACGCCTGAGATGAGCGACGAGGAAAAACGGCTGGCGCTTTATGACTATTTGAACGATACGACGGTGTATGATGATGAGGCGCTGGATAATGCGTATAAATATGATTTTCGCAAGGTGGACCCCGAGTTTTATGATGCTTACAGCACCTATGGCATTATGATCAATAAACTCGGCGTCTGCATGAGCTATGCCTACACCTATAAGCTGCTGAACGATCTCGCTGGCGTGGAGACGATTGTCGTAACCGGCTATTTGGATGGCGTTCCGCATGCGTGGAACAAGGTCAACATTGACGGAGAATGGCTGAACGTCGATCCGACCAACAATGCGACCAATTCTGACGTTCCCTATATGCTGTATAACGCCAACGATGCTACTGCAATCAATGAGGAATATATAGAGGATGTCTCTTATTGGCTGGATGATGAGCTCGATCAATATACGGGCGAGAGCAATAAATACGACTACTATGTGAAAAATGGTCTCGAAGTGACTTCCAATAAGCAGTTTCGTATCGAATTGAAGAAGCTCGTGCAAAGCGGGCAGGAGCAAATTATATTGCGCCTCTCCCCTGAGGTTGATTATTCAGAAATGCTGGATGACACTTGGGATATTGTATGGGAGGAAGTACCTGATCAATATGATGATGCCGAAATGTATTATATGGGCAGCTACGTGCTGCTGGAATTATAA
- a CDS encoding GNAT family N-acetyltransferase, with translation MMQHLDQIVPLLEQDTLTNITLLKMIEAYEASIISKLIKDSETSRWGLLLLLPVEAYPYDQQTYPGTDFIVFVAYTEQSLLPELLKAVPAGARLVFKLQKDEYREQLAHYYELEQARAYISYTSQNQLTGSSVQQHKGSGNDDVVKQEALAEELLPLLCSNGYTPEELRDYFAAGAYAFIICREGEAAAGCFIFCNYDDVWEIAGVHTRERWRGQGLARQLVAAALEHLQQGGLRPRYHVLETNTASIRLAESLGLQPFMKLTHHTMQRPTAEQR, from the coding sequence ATGATGCAGCATCTGGATCAAATCGTGCCGCTTCTGGAACAGGACACGCTTACGAACATTACGCTGCTGAAAATGATCGAGGCTTATGAGGCATCCATCATCAGCAAGCTCATAAAGGATTCTGAAACGTCGCGATGGGGACTGCTCCTACTGCTGCCAGTCGAAGCTTATCCCTATGATCAGCAGACGTATCCCGGCACCGACTTTATCGTTTTTGTCGCGTATACGGAACAGTCGCTGCTGCCCGAGCTGCTTAAGGCGGTTCCTGCAGGCGCCCGCCTTGTGTTCAAGCTGCAGAAGGATGAGTACCGAGAACAGCTTGCCCACTATTACGAGCTGGAGCAGGCTAGAGCTTATATTTCCTATACGAGCCAAAACCAGCTTACAGGCAGCAGCGTGCAGCAGCACAAAGGGAGTGGGAATGATGACGTTGTGAAGCAGGAGGCGCTGGCAGAGGAACTGCTGCCGCTGCTTTGCAGCAACGGCTATACACCGGAGGAGCTTCGCGACTATTTTGCCGCAGGCGCCTATGCCTTCATCATTTGCCGGGAAGGTGAGGCTGCTGCCGGCTGTTTTATTTTTTGCAACTATGACGACGTTTGGGAAATTGCAGGCGTCCATACCCGGGAGCGCTGGCGTGGGCAAGGCTTGGCGAGGCAGCTTGTGGCTGCCGCCTTGGAGCATTTGCAGCAGGGTGGGCTGAGGCCGAGATACCATGTGCTGGAGACGAACACTGCCTCGATCCGCCTCGCGGAGTCGCTGGGCCTCCAGCCCTTCATGAAGCTGACCCATCATACGATGCAAAGACCAACTGCGGAACAGCGGTAA